The genomic segment GCTCTGCGCCTCCGGACCGGCACCGCCGCCAAGCGCCCAGCGAACTGCTGGCGCCCATTCGCCGCGCAGCGCACCGGCCAACGCCAGCGCCTCGCCACGACCGTCGGGCGCCAGCCGCAGCAGGGCCTGCAGGAGGTCGCTGGCGAGCGGCCGCCGAGCGGCCCGCGCGTAGTGGGCGAGGCGCTCGACGAAGACCTGCGGCGCGATCCAGCCCGGCGCATGGGTCGGCGTCGCCAGCGGCTGCAGCGCACCGTGGCGGTCGAGATGGCGGGCAAGCTCGCGCAGGCGCCGGTCCATGAAGCGCATCGGCCCGCGCACCTGCTGCCAGTACGGGTAGTTGGTATGCCGCGGGCCACCTTCGAGCCAGGTCAGGACGAGGTCGCGCAGGCCGTTGGGTGTCCCGGGCAGGACGATGCCGCGCGCGTCGGCGAGCGCACCCGTGTGCATCCGCTTGACCAGCGCCTGCGTGCGCGCGGCGAAATCGCCAGGCCGGTCGTCGAACAGGCGCGCGATGCCGTCGACGATGCGCTCGACCTCCGTGGCGGAATCGACCGCCTCGATGGCGTGCGCGACGCTGTCGATCAGTTCGTCGATGCCGGCGATGGGCGACACCGGTGGCAGGGTCTTCAGGATCGGCAGGTCGGTCAGCGCGATCGCCAGGGGCGGTGGTGGCAGCGAGAAATCGACTTCGCCGGCCAATCCGCCGACGGCGCGCAGGCGAGAGGGCAGAGCCTGCACGCGCGCGCGCCATCGCCGTTCTGCCGTCATCGTTGCGGCAGCCGCCGCGGCATCGGTCAACGGCAACGGCGCCGGCCGGACGCCTGCCGTTTCGCGATCGAGCGCAGCGAGCAGGGCGCGCGCCGACGGAGCGAGTTCCCGCTCGACGGCGCGCACGCGTGCGATCTGGTCGTCGCTCCAGGTGCCGGCATGGGCGCAAAGGAACTGCGCAGCCGCCTGTTGTACGTCGCTCGCCGGATGTCGCAACGCCTCGAGCAGGACGGCGCAAGCGGCCTCGGCAAGCTCGCCCTGCGGCTTTTCCCGTTGCAGTAGCCGACCGACGATTTTCAGCGCCACCAGCGGCTGCGTCCTGGCCGGCAGCGCGAACAGCGGCGGCATCGCGGCCAGCGTCGGTGCGGCGGCCAGTGGCCGCCGCCGCGCGATGAGCGCGAGTTGCCTGAGTGCAAAGCCGACGACCGGGCCGGCGCGGTGGCCGAGCAACTCGCGGTAAGCCCCCTCGCGCGCGTCGAGTTCGTCGGCGCTCGGCGCCAGCCGGCAGTGCAGCCGGTGGTGACCGGCAAGAACGCTGTTGCTGCTGCTCGCCCACAGGCCGGCGAGAGTCGCGTCGAGCAGGCGCTGGCGGTCGACGCTTCCTTCGCCAGCGAGCCTGGCCAGCGCGTCGCTCCAGCTCTCGTAGCCGGCGGGGCAACGCGGATTCCGGCGCGTCCAGGAGTCGTCGTAAACCTGGGTATCGATTTCGAAGAGTCGCCAGATTTCGTCGTCGAGCAGGCCGGGGTCGGCCAGCAATCGGGCGCTGAGCGGAATGTACGCGACGCCCGGCCGTGACCAGCCCGGATTGAGGTCGCTGACCATCAGCTGCAGGTAGCCGCGCAGCGAGTCGCCCTCATCCGGGCGGCGACACAGTCCGTCACGCACGAGGCCCCGCACGAAACTCCAATGAACTCCCGGGAACTCTCCGCGCAAGCGATGGCGCAGCCAGGCTTCGCGCCAGCCGGCGTCGCGCGCCGCAAACACGCGCCGCAGCAGAGCGTCCGCAGCGCGCGAACCGAGCCAGTGCACGCGCTTGGCCCGGTCGATGTTGCACAGCACGAGGACGGCCAGTGAGAGTTTGGCGTGCTGCTCGCGCCAACCGCGTCCGAGGTTGCCGCTGCGCGTCGTGGACGCCCCGGGAAGCAGTACCAGCCATTCGTTCATCACCCGTCCGCCATCGACCTCCTGCCACAGGTCGGCGGCGATCGGCGCCAGCACCCGGCGCTCTTCCGACGGCAAGGCGAGCAGGGCGTCGACGATCTCCGCGGGCGACTGGCGGACCACGAGAGCGGCGAAGTCCCTTTCGTTCATGCGCTCACCGATCCAGGCGGCCGCTCGTCCCGGCCGGCGCTGGCGGGTCCGCATGGCCGTCGCGGAACAGGCGCGCGGCGAGGATGTGCTTGCATGGTCCGCGCTCGCCCTGCGACTTGCTGAACCACGGGCACGAGCAGCGGTCACGGTCGGCGCGCAAGCGGACGTGGTGGACGACGTCAGTGCCGGTGACGGCGAAGTCGTGGCTGTCGCCGCCGCTGCCCGCCAGCAGCTCGATCTTGTCGTCGGCCAGCAGTTGCCGAGCGTCGAGCAGGCGTGGCTGCATCGCCTCGACAGCTTCGAGGTCGAAGGGGAGTTCGCGGTGGAAGTAGCGGCCGCTGCTGCAATCGTAACCGGCGAGGCCGCGCGCGCCGAGCGCCGCGAGTGCGGCCGCCACCTCGTCGGCAGTCAGGGCAGTCGCCTGCGCCACCTCGCCGACGTCGATCTCGTTCTGCCAGCGGAGTTGCGCACGCACCTTCGGC from the Accumulibacter sp. genome contains:
- a CDS encoding DUF6493 family protein, producing the protein MNERDFAALVVRQSPAEIVDALLALPSEERRVLAPIAADLWQEVDGGRVMNEWLVLLPGASTTRSGNLGRGWREQHAKLSLAVLVLCNIDRAKRVHWLGSRAADALLRRVFAARDAGWREAWLRHRLRGEFPGVHWSFVRGLVRDGLCRRPDEGDSLRGYLQLMVSDLNPGWSRPGVAYIPLSARLLADPGLLDDEIWRLFEIDTQVYDDSWTRRNPRCPAGYESWSDALARLAGEGSVDRQRLLDATLAGLWASSSNSVLAGHHRLHCRLAPSADELDAREGAYRELLGHRAGPVVGFALRQLALIARRRPLAAAPTLAAMPPLFALPARTQPLVALKIVGRLLQREKPQGELAEAACAVLLEALRHPASDVQQAAAQFLCAHAGTWSDDQIARVRAVERELAPSARALLAALDRETAGVRPAPLPLTDAAAAAATMTAERRWRARVQALPSRLRAVGGLAGEVDFSLPPPPLAIALTDLPILKTLPPVSPIAGIDELIDSVAHAIEAVDSATEVERIVDGIARLFDDRPGDFAARTQALVKRMHTGALADARGIVLPGTPNGLRDLVLTWLEGGPRHTNYPYWQQVRGPMRFMDRRLRELARHLDRHGALQPLATPTHAPGWIAPQVFVERLAHYARAARRPLASDLLQALLRLAPDGRGEALALAGALRGEWAPAVRWALGGGAGPEAQSRRQAALWVAAGRARAPHADLSGPLAALGLRIDWPDVLQPASYQWRATTRTLHRHGRETIHPCLDLQVSPAPWRAPPLPTPAWGAAARVRAGAAWLMHLAGSLRLAAPSLALRTFTPSLAVPTCLAHESAPHRSLAVGYSAPWLIDWAQTLWPLNGDALLAFGVRLMVERIDLTASAGEPLHPFLTPLFAGNRLWSELGVLALSIALASRDGDLRRLATDLLIEGIADGRAHPDELARVLCRLAAGGWLKASRLSAALGEAARVSPLHQWTVAGIIEGALEVFLAQSGKASVALELLQELLVELDGGPSAVTLQRLSAVTSGKAGIVAGAIRARADRPARQCLAEALRSAWEVRLCRVEAWAADGELPDAEHLIAAP